One window from the genome of Dyadobacter sp. CECT 9275 encodes:
- the holA gene encoding DNA polymerase III subunit delta: MAQTPDAVLKDIRAKRYKPLYFLHGDEPFYIDLIAEELESRIVPESERGFNQFVLYGKDTDVAGVLSYARRFPFMAERQLVLVKEAHKLGGIDQKESQTRLEEYANNPPPSTVLVFCFHANADERKVFVKAMNTHGVVVQSKKMYDNKLPEWVTSFCQNEGVKISPKAIQMLVDNIGNDLKRLSNEIRKIMVNLRVDQGIDAEVVERFVGISKEYNVFEFQKALIMRDVMKANQIISYFSANAKDNPLAPILIILYNFFSKVLLAHASADKSEKGLAASLGVNPYFVKDYMTALRNYPLPKVVRVIHYLRESDGRLKGLDGVSTSEGELLKELVFKIIH, from the coding sequence ATGGCGCAAACGCCGGATGCCGTACTCAAAGATATCAGGGCAAAAAGATATAAGCCGTTATATTTCCTTCATGGAGACGAGCCTTTTTATATTGATTTAATAGCGGAAGAACTTGAATCAAGGATCGTCCCCGAGTCAGAAAGAGGTTTTAACCAGTTTGTACTCTACGGAAAAGATACCGACGTTGCCGGAGTACTGAGCTATGCGCGCAGGTTTCCCTTTATGGCCGAACGGCAGCTGGTACTGGTAAAGGAAGCCCATAAACTTGGTGGCATTGACCAGAAAGAGAGCCAGACCCGGCTGGAAGAATATGCCAATAATCCTCCGCCTAGTACTGTCCTTGTATTTTGTTTTCATGCCAACGCTGACGAGCGCAAGGTGTTTGTAAAAGCCATGAATACGCACGGTGTGGTGGTGCAGTCGAAAAAAATGTACGACAACAAGCTTCCGGAGTGGGTAACTTCCTTTTGCCAGAATGAAGGAGTGAAAATTAGTCCCAAGGCCATTCAAATGCTTGTGGATAACATTGGAAATGACCTTAAACGGCTTTCCAACGAAATCCGAAAGATCATGGTAAACCTGAGGGTGGATCAGGGAATAGATGCCGAGGTGGTTGAGCGTTTTGTGGGTATCAGTAAGGAATACAATGTGTTTGAATTTCAGAAGGCCCTGATCATGCGCGACGTGATGAAGGCCAATCAGATCATCTCCTATTTTTCGGCCAACGCAAAGGATAATCCGCTGGCTCCGATCCTGATTATTCTGTACAATTTCTTTTCCAAAGTGTTACTGGCACACGCCAGTGCCGATAAGTCAGAGAAGGGGCTTGCCGCTTCACTTGGTGTAAATCCATACTTCGTGAAGGATTATATGACGGCCTTGCGCAACTACCCGCTTCCCAAGGTGGTACGTGTGATTCATTACCTGCGTGAGAGTGACGGCAGGTTAAAAGGCCTGGACGGTGTCTCGACCTCGGAAGGGGAATTGCTGAAAGAGCTGGTGTTCAAAATAATCCATTGA
- a CDS encoding ComEC/Rec2 family competence protein: protein MLSRAPFAGFVICYMAGLLLGAAFSVLTNWPLLWQVVGVILFFWVCLLFIRFQNRITAGIVVNSFLVTAGIFSEVYRNSLLREVLENPVIATHDAYVVIIKSLPEKRARSLRLEAETESFSTQGTWTFLRARAMISIPLDAEFVPRPGDRVLVKGQLEIPGAALNPYEFDYHDYLWNKGFVFADYWYGSSYRLVSSRSFNDNWRYLNLRVSEWADGVFRENMPDDRSYGLVKAMILGRRDDLRSGQVEDYTVSGTVHILSVSGLHVMVLFVVFGKLLGWLKKLKGGKYVYLALLMAILTFYALVTGLPPSVQRATLMSIVFLLAEVFGRKSEPVNTLALSAFLILLFDPGALYDIGFQLSYLAMLGIFLFFKPIQNCFSPRKKAVQYLWDITALSFAAQLATFPLSIFYFHQFPFYFWLINPAVILLTDLLLQGALVLLLASIFSIDWLQSAVSWLVDLCASLTNFFVTIPKNLPFYLVENLWLDIVEILLLYGLLGVVWLGYHYRSVRYFQLGTVITFVFVLYSLSVSVQRFYTPKGYIHSVPRHSVASFKMGDRLYILSDPDFYSDKSAYDFHLKKLCG from the coding sequence ATGTTGTCAAGAGCCCCGTTCGCGGGTTTTGTAATCTGCTACATGGCCGGCCTTCTGTTGGGGGCGGCTTTCTCGGTTTTGACTAACTGGCCGTTACTCTGGCAGGTAGTTGGTGTTATTCTATTTTTTTGGGTGTGCCTTCTGTTCATCCGGTTCCAAAACAGGATAACTGCGGGTATTGTGGTAAATTCTTTTCTGGTTACAGCAGGTATTTTTTCAGAGGTCTATCGTAACAGCCTGCTTCGGGAGGTGTTGGAAAATCCGGTGATAGCCACGCATGACGCCTACGTGGTCATTATTAAATCACTTCCGGAAAAAAGGGCCAGGTCCCTTCGACTGGAAGCGGAAACAGAAAGTTTTAGCACGCAGGGTACGTGGACGTTCCTCCGAGCCCGAGCGATGATCAGTATTCCTTTGGATGCAGAATTTGTCCCCAGGCCCGGGGACCGTGTTTTGGTCAAAGGGCAACTGGAAATACCGGGTGCGGCGTTGAATCCTTACGAATTCGACTATCACGATTATTTGTGGAACAAAGGTTTTGTGTTCGCAGACTACTGGTATGGAAGCAGTTATCGCCTGGTAAGCAGCAGATCCTTCAACGACAACTGGAGATACCTCAACCTTCGGGTATCCGAATGGGCGGATGGTGTTTTCAGGGAAAATATGCCTGACGACCGATCCTACGGTCTTGTAAAAGCCATGATACTCGGCCGAAGGGATGATCTCCGGTCCGGCCAGGTGGAAGATTATACCGTTTCGGGTACTGTGCATATTCTGTCTGTTTCGGGTTTGCATGTCATGGTGCTGTTCGTTGTTTTCGGTAAACTGCTGGGCTGGCTGAAAAAGTTGAAAGGGGGGAAATATGTTTATCTGGCTCTGCTGATGGCAATTCTTACTTTTTATGCCCTTGTTACAGGCTTGCCTCCTTCCGTCCAGCGGGCCACGCTGATGAGTATCGTTTTTCTGCTGGCGGAGGTATTCGGCCGAAAGAGTGAACCAGTAAACACGCTTGCCCTTTCGGCCTTCCTGATATTGCTTTTTGACCCTGGCGCCCTCTACGACATCGGTTTCCAGCTTTCCTACCTGGCCATGCTCGGTATTTTTCTTTTTTTCAAACCCATTCAAAACTGTTTTTCGCCCCGAAAGAAGGCCGTTCAATATCTGTGGGATATTACCGCCTTGTCTTTTGCCGCCCAACTGGCCACTTTTCCGTTGAGCATATTTTATTTTCATCAGTTCCCGTTTTATTTCTGGCTGATCAACCCTGCGGTTATTCTCCTGACCGACCTGCTTTTGCAAGGTGCCTTGGTTTTACTCCTAGCCAGTATTTTTTCTATCGACTGGCTGCAAAGCGCGGTTAGCTGGCTGGTGGACCTGTGCGCCAGTCTTACAAACTTTTTTGTTACTATTCCCAAAAATCTTCCCTTTTATCTCGTAGAAAATCTGTGGCTTGATATCGTCGAGATCCTGTTGTTATATGGGTTACTGGGTGTGGTATGGCTGGGTTATCACTACCGGTCTGTACGTTATTTTCAGCTGGGTACGGTCATCACCTTTGTTTTTGTTCTTTATTCCCTGTCTGTTTCAGTCCAGCGTTTTTATACCCCCAAAGGCTATATTCATTCGGTCCCGCGGCATTCGGTAGCAAGTTTTAAAATGGGGGATAGATTGTATATTTTAAGTGATCCGGATTTTTACAGCGACAAAAGTGCTTATGATTTTCATCTTAAAAAACTATGCGGTTAA
- a CDS encoding DNA-3-methyladenine glycosylase family protein gives MQENHLMLIPRPALFSFQECIWFLNRNYDDCLHTIRDATVTKAVAFGSNDLLFKVREEGAFLRIEVLSGAPDTALKNQLVDYVTFWFDLERDITPFYQLLETDPKLAYMATDYKGLRLMGIEDLFEVLCWSIIGQQINLTFAYKLKRRLVERYGRKIEYAGEVHFIFPDPEVLAGADLAELRVMQFSLKKAEYIIGMANVFKTGMLSREMIVNEPDFEARQKKLTSFKGIGVWTANYALMKSLRDSAGIPHGDVGLLKALQHHNFIADRKESTKINVLLSRFKGWESYLVFYLWRSLAPK, from the coding sequence ATGCAAGAGAATCACCTTATGCTCATACCCAGGCCTGCGCTATTCAGTTTTCAGGAATGTATATGGTTTCTTAACCGGAACTATGACGACTGCCTCCATACCATCCGGGATGCAACCGTTACCAAGGCTGTTGCTTTCGGAAGTAACGACCTGCTTTTCAAGGTCCGGGAGGAGGGTGCCTTTCTGAGGATTGAGGTGCTTTCCGGAGCGCCGGATACCGCTTTAAAAAACCAGCTTGTCGATTATGTCACTTTCTGGTTTGATCTGGAACGCGATATTACTCCCTTTTATCAGTTGCTGGAAACTGATCCGAAGCTGGCATATATGGCTACGGATTATAAGGGACTCAGATTGATGGGCATCGAGGATCTTTTTGAAGTATTATGCTGGAGTATTATAGGCCAGCAGATCAACCTCACATTTGCTTATAAACTTAAAAGAAGGCTGGTGGAAAGGTACGGCCGTAAGATTGAATATGCGGGGGAAGTCCATTTTATCTTTCCGGATCCGGAGGTTTTGGCAGGGGCAGATCTGGCAGAATTGCGTGTCATGCAGTTTTCACTTAAAAAGGCTGAATACATTATTGGAATGGCCAATGTTTTTAAAACAGGTATGCTAAGCAGAGAAATGATTGTTAATGAGCCTGATTTTGAAGCACGTCAAAAGAAACTGACTTCTTTTAAGGGTATCGGCGTATGGACAGCGAATTATGCTCTCATGAAGTCTTTGCGGGATTCGGCAGGGATACCACATGGGGACGTGGGGCTGTTGAAAGCCTTGCAACACCATAATTTCATTGCTGACAGGAAAGAAAGTACTAAAATCAATGTTTTGTTAAGCCGTTTTAAGGGGTGGGAGAGTTACCTGGTTTTTTATCTGTGGCGCAGTTTAGCCCCAAAATAA
- a CDS encoding PhoH family protein: MLEKIITLEDVSMVDFLGIHNSNIKEVAAAFPQSKIISRGNEIRIQGTAPEIIRITDLLDSLVAHYQKYGKVTNENVKGYLNGIDKSPVKSADDDDDVIIYGNKGLVVKAKTKNQKALVEAASKFDLVFAVGPAGTGKTYTAVAIAVRALKNKEVRKIIITRPAVEAGENLGFLPGDLKEKIDPYLRPIYDALDDMIAPEKLKLYLESRVIEIAPLAYMRGRTLNNAFILLDEAQNTTPMQMKMFLTRMGPSSKAIITGDKSQIDLPKNLKSGLIDSLSVLKGIKGISFVELDGSDVVRHRLVRDILAAYEKSES, translated from the coding sequence TTGCTAGAAAAAATTATAACGCTCGAAGACGTATCCATGGTTGACTTTCTGGGAATTCACAATTCGAACATCAAAGAAGTGGCCGCCGCTTTTCCTCAGAGTAAAATTATTTCAAGGGGAAATGAGATCAGGATTCAGGGGACAGCTCCTGAAATTATCCGCATCACCGATTTACTGGATTCTCTCGTAGCACATTACCAGAAGTACGGCAAGGTTACCAATGAAAATGTTAAAGGTTACCTGAATGGAATAGATAAGTCGCCGGTGAAGAGTGCGGATGATGATGACGACGTGATTATTTACGGTAACAAGGGGCTGGTGGTGAAGGCCAAAACCAAAAATCAGAAAGCACTGGTAGAGGCAGCTTCAAAGTTTGATCTGGTGTTTGCAGTGGGGCCCGCGGGAACGGGAAAAACGTACACAGCCGTGGCAATTGCGGTAAGAGCGCTGAAAAACAAAGAAGTAAGGAAGATCATTATTACCCGTCCGGCCGTGGAAGCGGGGGAAAACCTTGGATTTTTGCCCGGGGATCTTAAAGAAAAAATTGATCCGTACCTGAGGCCGATCTATGACGCCCTGGACGATATGATTGCCCCGGAAAAGTTGAAATTGTATTTGGAAAGCAGGGTGATAGAGATAGCTCCTTTGGCCTACATGCGCGGAAGAACGCTGAATAATGCCTTTATTTTGCTGGATGAGGCACAGAATACGACTCCCATGCAGATGAAAATGTTCCTGACCAGGATGGGCCCCAGCAGTAAGGCAATCATTACCGGGGATAAGTCACAAATTGATCTTCCCAAAAATCTTAAGTCGGGTTTGATAGACTCGCTGTCGGTTCTGAAGGGAATTAAGGGAATTAGTTTTGTGGAACTGGATGGAAGTGATGTGGTGCGGCACCGCCTTGTACGAGATATCCTGGCAGCTTATGAAAAATCTGAGTCGTAA
- a CDS encoding FAD-dependent oxidoreductase produces the protein MLLQNKKVAIIGAGPVGLMMAKLLQQKGTDVTVYERDKNPMARISGGTLDLHKGAGLDAMEKAGLLEQYYAMAIPMGRTVADDQGKVLFSKNASPMEQYDNPEINRTDLRLLLLESLKAGTVVWDRKFTALDANNGQWTLHFENETSAAADLVIGANGGMSGARKYVTDATIEYTGTLIVQGEVPEPETSCPGFFQLCNDNILMTASQNHLLVANPKNGDLLTYNVMFNKPEEWDMENGSKDNASIAGYLSGKLASWDERYRQLFGVTSSFIVWPTRKISLDIPWKHHRPLPITLIGDAAHIMPPFAGQGVNTGLLDAMILSENLTDGRHASLEAAIRDYEQKMIAYASEAQAETSSNEWAMLQPDFSFLKFYQ, from the coding sequence ATGTTACTACAGAATAAAAAAGTTGCTATCATCGGGGCAGGACCCGTCGGTTTGATGATGGCCAAATTGTTACAGCAGAAAGGTACAGACGTAACTGTTTACGAAAGAGACAAAAATCCGATGGCCCGCATTTCCGGCGGAACACTGGACCTGCACAAAGGGGCGGGCCTGGATGCCATGGAAAAAGCCGGGTTACTGGAGCAGTACTACGCTATGGCCATACCCATGGGAAGGACTGTTGCTGATGATCAGGGGAAGGTACTGTTTTCAAAAAATGCCTCACCTATGGAACAGTATGATAATCCCGAAATCAACAGAACTGATCTGAGGCTGCTGTTGCTGGAAAGTCTGAAAGCGGGTACAGTTGTTTGGGACCGAAAATTTACTGCGCTTGATGCGAATAACGGCCAATGGACCCTGCATTTTGAAAATGAGACGTCTGCAGCGGCCGACCTCGTGATCGGTGCGAACGGTGGAATGTCTGGCGCCAGGAAATATGTAACAGACGCAACAATAGAATATACAGGTACACTCATCGTACAAGGTGAGGTGCCTGAACCTGAAACCAGCTGTCCCGGCTTCTTTCAACTGTGTAACGATAACATACTCATGACCGCCAGTCAAAACCATTTGCTGGTGGCAAACCCTAAAAACGGGGACCTGCTCACCTACAACGTAATGTTTAACAAACCAGAAGAATGGGACATGGAAAACGGGTCAAAAGATAATGCCAGTATTGCGGGGTATCTTTCCGGTAAGTTAGCGTCGTGGGATGAACGCTACAGACAGTTATTCGGTGTAACGTCCTCTTTTATAGTTTGGCCTACCAGGAAAATATCATTGGATATACCCTGGAAACATCACCGGCCGTTACCGATCACGCTCATTGGCGATGCGGCACATATTATGCCGCCATTTGCAGGCCAGGGCGTGAATACGGGGCTACTGGATGCTATGATACTGTCAGAAAACCTGACCGACGGAAGGCATGCCAGCCTGGAAGCGGCAATCCGGGACTATGAGCAAAAAATGATCGCTTATGCCTCAGAAGCTCAGGCTGAAACCAGCAGTAACGAATGGGCCATGCTTCAGCCCGATTTTTCATTTCTAAAGTTTTACCAATAA
- a CDS encoding M43 family zinc metalloprotease, producing the protein MKNLSRNILLGLICLSVTTVNAVAQTDTATVIRCAAAHSDSIKLVRNPSLRQLGIRSEQMIQEYLHRKGAGLRTATIEEVTIPVVVHVLHNSPNAGDQAGTGRANDPNIPLEQIQSQIDVLNEDYANASGYKGFYTDSLAVDTKIRFRLVKVVRAYTPIAEFNALTDGPKVAAASPPWPTDRYLNIWTCQFSAGYLGTSQFPLVTEITPETQGLSTSQERDNALTDGVIIDYRYFGRNAASVTNSLYDIGRTTTHEVGHWLGLKHIWGDGNCASDFCDDTPVAQSWNKATDLACRPVFSRCEGFLSRNMTENYMDYSPDRCMSIFTADQTARMHAVLVLSPRRAKLVENTRRTDKNILVNIYPNPVDKVLSADIYTPDFQSFSVDVFNVRGVKMVSGITNWAQINVMDYPSGLYFLRVTTDNESVTKRFLIR; encoded by the coding sequence ATGAAAAATCTGAGTCGTAATATTCTCCTTGGTTTAATCTGTTTATCGGTAACCACGGTGAATGCAGTGGCACAAACAGACACAGCAACTGTGATCAGGTGTGCCGCTGCCCATTCCGACTCCATCAAATTGGTCAGAAATCCTTCCCTGCGGCAACTCGGCATCCGGTCGGAGCAGATGATTCAAGAATATCTTCACCGCAAGGGTGCTGGCCTGAGGACGGCGACTATTGAGGAGGTTACCATACCGGTGGTGGTGCATGTGCTGCATAATTCCCCAAATGCCGGTGACCAGGCGGGGACTGGCCGGGCGAACGACCCTAATATTCCACTGGAGCAGATACAGAGCCAGATAGATGTATTAAATGAAGACTACGCGAACGCATCAGGCTACAAGGGATTTTACACTGATTCCCTGGCCGTTGACACCAAAATCCGTTTCCGGCTGGTTAAAGTAGTGAGGGCTTATACCCCGATCGCTGAGTTTAATGCGCTTACAGACGGGCCCAAAGTAGCTGCTGCGTCCCCGCCCTGGCCGACAGACCGGTATCTGAACATCTGGACTTGCCAGTTTTCTGCCGGGTACCTGGGAACATCCCAGTTTCCACTGGTAACCGAAATAACGCCTGAAACACAGGGATTAAGTACCTCGCAGGAAAGAGATAATGCCCTTACCGACGGTGTCATCATTGATTACAGATATTTCGGAAGAAACGCGGCTTCGGTAACCAACAGTCTCTATGACATCGGCCGGACTACCACCCACGAAGTGGGCCATTGGCTGGGATTAAAACATATCTGGGGAGATGGCAATTGTGCCTCTGATTTTTGTGACGATACTCCGGTGGCTCAGTCCTGGAATAAAGCTACCGATTTGGCCTGTCGGCCTGTTTTTTCCCGTTGTGAAGGTTTCTTGAGCCGGAACATGACTGAAAACTACATGGACTACTCTCCTGACAGGTGTATGAGCATTTTTACTGCCGATCAGACTGCCAGAATGCATGCTGTACTTGTGTTAAGCCCCAGAAGGGCAAAACTCGTAGAGAATACCAGGCGGACGGATAAAAATATTCTGGTCAATATTTATCCGAATCCGGTTGATAAAGTGTTAAGTGCAGATATCTATACGCCTGATTTTCAGTCTTTCAGTGTTGATGTATTCAATGTAAGAGGTGTGAAAATGGTGAGTGGAATCACCAACTGGGCACAAATAAACGTTATGGACTATCCTTCGGGTTTGTATTTCCTTCGGGTAACTACAGACAATGAAAGCGTAACGAAGCGCTTTTTAATCCGGTAA
- a CDS encoding ABC transporter ATP-binding protein translates to MKLLLHYLSRYKGLIFLALLLAAVNQVFSLLNPYILGNYLIDPYANKADYFRTNGLDDAFFKGVLIGLLLIIGTAMVSRIAKAFQDYVVNVVIQRFGANLYTDGLRHALRLPFQDFEDQRSGETLSVLQKVRADCEKFITNFVNVLFATLVGIVFVVIVAFKLSPMLPVIYLVGSVVLSLLMSVLSRKIKTIQKSIVSETTALAGSTTESLRNIELVKSLGLTQQEIQRLNTTTFKILKLELKKVKSIRSISFIQGTFVNFLQQCIMFALLFFVFREKITVGQMMMMQFYSFFIFGPLQELGNVILSYREAEASLINLQTLLNRPVELKPADPVSIGRVESLRFENVRFQHQSATRPALEQISFEVKRGETIAFVGPSGSGKTTLVKLLVGLYQPNSGEIFYNNHSGKSIDFDEIRHKIGFVTQDTQLFSGTIKENLLFVNPSATDEMITSVLQKAASYNLLARADNGIDTVIGEGGLKLSGGERQRLSIARALLRNPNLMIFDEATSALDSLTEEEISNTIRSITEQRQHITVMIAHRLSTIMHADRIYVLEKGNIIEMGSHRDLLEEKGLYYAMWRQQIGERKTEKVMS, encoded by the coding sequence ATGAAATTATTATTACACTACCTCAGCCGCTATAAGGGGCTGATTTTTCTTGCGCTGCTCCTGGCAGCAGTCAACCAGGTATTTTCACTGCTTAACCCCTACATTCTGGGTAATTACCTGATCGATCCTTATGCTAACAAGGCGGATTATTTCAGGACCAACGGACTCGATGATGCATTTTTCAAAGGTGTACTGATCGGCCTGCTCTTAATCATCGGAACAGCCATGGTATCCCGTATTGCGAAGGCATTTCAGGACTATGTCGTAAACGTCGTTATCCAGCGTTTTGGAGCCAACTTGTATACAGATGGCCTCAGGCATGCCTTACGCTTGCCGTTCCAGGACTTCGAGGATCAGAGAAGCGGTGAAACGCTTTCGGTACTCCAGAAAGTCAGGGCCGATTGCGAAAAATTCATTACTAACTTTGTGAATGTACTCTTTGCTACACTGGTTGGTATTGTGTTTGTGGTCATCGTTGCATTTAAGCTCAGCCCGATGCTCCCCGTTATTTATCTTGTTGGATCAGTGGTACTGTCGCTATTGATGAGTGTACTGAGCCGGAAGATAAAGACCATACAAAAAAGCATTGTCAGTGAAACCACCGCTTTGGCCGGCTCTACTACCGAATCACTCCGGAACATCGAACTTGTTAAAAGCCTGGGGCTTACCCAGCAGGAAATTCAGCGTCTGAATACCACTACTTTTAAAATTCTTAAACTGGAACTTAAAAAAGTAAAGAGCATCCGTTCCATTAGTTTTATTCAGGGTACATTTGTTAATTTCCTTCAGCAATGTATCATGTTCGCTTTATTGTTTTTTGTCTTTCGGGAAAAGATAACCGTCGGACAAATGATGATGATGCAGTTTTATTCATTCTTTATTTTCGGACCTCTCCAGGAACTTGGAAACGTGATCCTTTCCTATCGCGAAGCAGAAGCATCCCTGATCAACCTGCAGACATTGCTCAACCGTCCTGTTGAACTTAAACCGGCGGATCCTGTTTCCATTGGCCGGGTGGAATCTCTCCGCTTCGAGAACGTACGCTTCCAGCATCAGTCGGCCACAAGGCCCGCACTGGAGCAGATATCCTTCGAAGTAAAACGTGGTGAAACCATCGCATTTGTGGGGCCTTCGGGCTCTGGTAAAACGACCCTCGTGAAGTTGCTTGTCGGGCTTTATCAGCCTAACTCCGGTGAAATATTCTACAACAATCATAGTGGAAAAAGTATTGATTTTGACGAGATCAGGCACAAAATAGGTTTTGTCACACAGGATACCCAGTTATTTTCAGGTACTATCAAGGAGAATCTTCTTTTTGTAAACCCTTCCGCTACGGATGAAATGATCACCAGCGTTTTACAAAAAGCTGCATCCTACAACTTACTGGCCAGAGCCGACAACGGAATAGATACTGTGATAGGAGAAGGCGGACTCAAGCTTTCAGGCGGCGAGCGCCAGCGTCTGTCCATTGCGCGCGCGCTGCTTCGGAACCCGAATCTGATGATTTTTGACGAAGCAACCTCCGCACTTGATTCACTGACCGAGGAAGAAATTTCCAATACCATCAGGAGTATCACAGAGCAGCGGCAGCACATCACTGTGATGATCGCCCATAGGTTGTCAACCATTATGCATGCCGACAGAATATATGTTCTGGAAAAAGGCAATATAATCGAAATGGGCAGCCATCGGGATCTTCTGGAAGAAAAAGGATTATACTATGCCATGTGGCGCCAGCAGATTGGCGAAAGGAAAACAGAGAAGGTAATGTCCTGA
- a CDS encoding acyl carrier protein phosphodiesterase, with product MNFLAHLLLSGDNERVILGNYAGDFIKGRLTVERTVNWDQDYLLGLRLHRYIDSFTDAHPAVREAKKMVSRLFGKLSGIIIDIYFDYFLAKHFFEISGQDLTFYAQQMYGVIERNENFLPAEMKPMLRSMIRQDWLAGYATFEGIDLTFQRMSGRASYLEPIRYAGLELRENELFYEKCFLQFYPQLSLAADNFIRTGHS from the coding sequence ATGAATTTTTTAGCCCATTTATTGCTATCCGGAGATAACGAAAGGGTTATTTTGGGGAATTATGCGGGCGATTTTATCAAAGGCCGTTTAACTGTGGAAAGAACCGTTAACTGGGATCAGGATTATCTGCTGGGCCTGAGGCTGCACCGGTATATTGATTCCTTTACGGATGCGCACCCGGCTGTGAGGGAAGCCAAGAAAATGGTATCCCGACTTTTCGGAAAGCTGTCAGGGATTATCATCGATATTTATTTTGATTATTTTCTTGCAAAACATTTTTTTGAAATCTCGGGCCAGGACCTGACCTTTTATGCTCAGCAGATGTACGGGGTCATCGAAAGGAATGAAAATTTTCTTCCGGCAGAAATGAAACCTATGTTGCGGAGTATGATCAGGCAAGACTGGCTTGCGGGTTATGCCACTTTTGAAGGTATAGATCTTACATTTCAACGTATGTCGGGAAGGGCAAGTTATCTGGAACCGATCCGGTACGCAGGTCTGGAACTGAGGGAGAATGAGCTGTTTTACGAAAAATGTTTCCTTCAGTTTTATCCGCAACTCTCACTGGCTGCCGATAATTTTATCCGTACGGGACATTCATAA
- a CDS encoding deoxycytidylate deaminase, which yields MTPLTADIRPEFAEIFMDLAKNLAKRSHCIKAQVGAVLTKDTRIISIGYNGPPAGTHNCDEEFPEVGCPRDAKGSCSLALHAEQNAILFAVKNGSNIEGSTLYVTLAPCIACARVIYTMKIKRVIFLHSYAAYKGIAVEEGVEFLKRFGVEVEQYAPAEGS from the coding sequence ATGACTCCATTAACTGCCGATATCCGCCCTGAATTTGCCGAGATTTTTATGGATCTGGCAAAAAACCTGGCCAAGCGCTCCCACTGTATTAAAGCGCAGGTAGGCGCTGTACTAACCAAAGATACCCGAATAATTTCCATTGGTTATAACGGTCCACCGGCAGGGACACACAATTGTGATGAAGAATTCCCGGAAGTAGGCTGTCCGAGGGATGCAAAAGGAAGTTGTTCGCTGGCACTGCATGCCGAACAGAATGCAATTCTTTTTGCGGTTAAAAACGGGTCCAACATCGAGGGTTCCACTTTATACGTAACGCTGGCGCCATGTATTGCGTGTGCGCGGGTTATTTATACGATGAAAATCAAAAGGGTGATTTTTCTTCATTCGTATGCAGCTTATAAGGGAATTGCGGTGGAAGAAGGTGTTGAGTTCCTTAAGAGGTTCGGAGTGGAAGTGGAACAGTACGCCCCGGCCGAGGGTTCTTAA
- a CDS encoding FKBP-type peptidyl-prolyl cis-trans isomerase, with amino-acid sequence MKVEKNNVIALVYTLQIPDSDGEMDIVEVVTEEDPMYFIQGISGLPEGFENQIEGLAVGDHFEFTVSPEAGYGEFDPEAIVDLPKSVFQMPDVDQEELLQIGNIIPMTNEEGERMHGQVVEIKEDVVIMNFNHPLAGKEMHFEGKILSIRPATQEEISHGHVHGEGGVHHH; translated from the coding sequence ATGAAAGTTGAAAAAAATAACGTGATAGCGTTAGTATATACACTTCAGATTCCGGATAGTGACGGCGAAATGGATATTGTAGAAGTAGTAACGGAAGAAGATCCGATGTATTTCATTCAGGGCATCAGCGGTTTGCCGGAGGGCTTTGAAAACCAGATCGAAGGACTTGCCGTAGGCGACCATTTTGAATTCACTGTTTCGCCTGAAGCAGGTTATGGAGAGTTTGATCCCGAAGCAATTGTAGATCTGCCCAAGTCTGTATTCCAGATGCCGGATGTTGACCAGGAAGAATTGCTTCAGATTGGCAATATCATCCCTATGACCAACGAAGAGGGAGAGCGTATGCACGGCCAGGTTGTGGAAATAAAGGAAGATGTGGTGATCATGAATTTCAATCACCCGCTCGCTGGCAAAGAGATGCACTTCGAAGGAAAGATCCTCAGTATCAGACCGGCTACTCAGGAAGAGATCAGCCATGGCCATGTTCATGGTGAAGGCGGTGTACATCATCACTGA